In Penaeus chinensis breed Huanghai No. 1 chromosome 26, ASM1920278v2, whole genome shotgun sequence, a single genomic region encodes these proteins:
- the LOC125039094 gene encoding B9 domain-containing protein 1-like yields MSVSAPSVFMLNVTGQVESGKFIEGDNLYFSYCFTSGQDWEAISGLEECISQITRRSDDERQIFTWNFPIDITFKSTNPFGWPQLVLSIYGTDIFGNEVVMGYTACHLPLAPGKHTRKLTTFVPESASTIQKFMAWLTGRRPEFVDPKLIAQGRGREVTRVRSQGEVTVSFNVMMKDFAKLGYDCGVPPRTPYFDVPVQNVKGTVLSGAGHSEA; encoded by the exons ATGTCCGTTAGCGCTCCCAGTGTGTTCATGCTAAACGTGACTGGCCAAGTGGAGAGCGGAAAGTTTATCGAAGGagataatctttatttttcatattgctTCACTTCGGGGCAAGACTGGGAGGCCATTTCT GGTCTGGAAGAGTGCATCTCTCAAATAACACGTCGTAGTGATGATGAGAGACAGATCTTCACCTGGAACTTTCCCATTGACATTACCTTCAAATCGACTAATCCCTTTGGCT GGCCCCAGTTGGTGCTGAGTATTTATGGAACAGATATCTTTGGAAACGAGGTTGTTATGGGGTACACAGCCTGTCACCTTCCATTAGCTCCTGGAAAACATACACGCAA ACTCACCACCTTTGTACCAGAATCTGCATCTACCATTCAGAAATTCATGGCCTGGCTGACGGGACGAAGACCAGAGTTTGTAGACCCAAAATTAATAGCACAGGGCAGAGGACGTGAAG TTACCCGCGTAAGATCACAAGGAGAGGTAACGGTCTCTTTCAACGTAATGATGAAGGATTTTGCCAAGCTGGGTTATGACTGCGGCGTTCCTCCAAGAACACCTTACTTTGATGTTCCCGTCCAGAACGTCAAAGGAACTGTGCTAAGCGGTGCGGGACACAGTGAAGCTTAA